One Streptomyces hundungensis DNA segment encodes these proteins:
- a CDS encoding type I polyketide synthase — MSRTEAFRLARNPIAITGVAGMFPQAHDVREFWRNVVAGRDCITDVPEKSWRVDDHYDPDMFAVDKTYARRGGFLPPTVFDPAEFAMPPSTLDSIGLVQLLSLQVARDVLADARCGESGWYDPARTGVILGVCGQNTTMFPLGSRLYAPVVREAALSCGLSERDAEEITARFKAASPAWTEDSFPGTLANVVAGRIANRFGFGAANCTVDAACASSLAALRMAVSELVEHRADLMITGGCDADNSVTAFMCFSKTPALSPSGTVRPFDTAADGTLIGEGIGMLALKRLADAERDGDRIYAVLRGLGSSSDGRTPSIYGPSGDGQLAALRRAYEDAELPVGSVQLIEAHGTGTAVGDAVELGALSALLGPAGPAHRAAVGSVKSQIGHTKAAAGAAGLIKTALALHHKVLPPTINVDTVNEAADQNALYVNGQARPWVREPHRPVRRGAVSAFGFGGVNFHAVLEEHASSGVPTHVWHSAPSAAVWHARDVEALVTLLREGRAPQPGGPVPADHVRLGAVAADESELASLVAQAITRLEADPAADDWELPGRMTYRRAGVAPGTKVAALFAGQGSQYPGMGLRALLCVPPVRAVFDRANALWPPKEDEADGETLAEVVFPVSGQRDPRATARLRRTSYAQAAIGALSMGQYQYLSGLGFAPHGLLGHSCGELTALWAAGSLSDDDCLALTRKRGQAMEPPAQADGYDSGAMLALRASREVWDELALIYPKLSLCNLNAPDEIVVGGPCAAVDALAADCRARQVVTHRLPVAGAFHTPLVKHAADLFAEAVGAVGVLPPATRVLTGSPGSSYGHDPVANCRTLSEHMLRPVDFAGRVRELYADGFRVFVEFGPGQVLSRLVSRTVRDPGVETIATDGGANTDGAATLTYAAVRLAVLGLEIGDINRYQAPVPAPRAAASPVARLLEGPSFAVEACRPSYESTLNRAYQCTPAVLPTQEPPVTADTAASGLDAWTGAATEQLGLHAQYLEGQLHTARTLTDLVANDAGQETHPALLAQVEAVKEHSLALSRAHIHAQDVMLELVRLGRGSGDPVTARPGGTGTDDAAHSSGGDAEGREPLAAPADHLVSLPRQSSPRLTETARDVEADGPGRATRLDAESSETTDPDRPSELALATVDAVQAERILRELVAEKTGYTVEMVAPDLDIQTDLGIDSLKQVEIASEAWRRYPFLPREEIYRFAQARTVRELALLLVEIATSSAVRPDEGPPPVPIGRGHLTLRPLPEVDALADAYGPLPTALVVDDASALAEAVSMALAARGWNVRRLALPGAAIEGHTALEDWQEDTLRSGIADVLASTDRLDLCVLPAGRGTPSTETGETVARLSHAVLVAKHVTPALKDTARTGHRAAFMALTHMDGALGLSGSGGDGTTALLGGLGGLVKAVGVEEPSLFCRAVDVAPELDPAAAAARFVTETTDAVSMSEVAWDGKRRATPTVTPVTPDAPATSADTAPSTRDLLVVTGGARGITAWCCGALAAERACGFVLLGRTPLRELPGWAVGIDDPASLTSACRAHAAAEGRNIDAPAVRDELDAEVNRVRQQAEIRATLAALHAEGAEAIYVAADVADPRAVATALAPYATRVTGVIHGAGVLADKPLPLKTPQDVAHVVDTKVTGLLNVLAALPADNLRHLVVFTSISGIYGNGRQTDYAMANEALNRFACAWQATHPACSVSAMAWGPWQGGMASAEAQALFTQLGVGLLTREQGCTYFTDELTSAPSAGTVSVLGPLRSIFWAPVLPAQNVSVLRDLAGLAQEPVLIDHSIDSRPVLPMTAAVGWGINVAERLRPGHAVTEVRDFRVRKGLVLDGSEPPRARIAVQPGDPAAAELHLSFHDDGVRRPLPRYEGLFRAVAGDTAPPALGVPQGPPPGSGESDAYQDGLLFHGPLLRGLGTILTEDDTRLTITARMPDPPLAHGAYAGSLYSPALADLLLQAAALLGRRLCGHRCLPVSVERVQLFAPLPDDEPFVIVVDLLERGPLELSCVITACGPQGDVLQRWHAIKAIVAAPQLGSRAAWPAPETAAV, encoded by the coding sequence ATGTCGCGCACAGAGGCGTTCCGGCTTGCCAGGAACCCGATCGCCATCACGGGTGTAGCCGGAATGTTTCCGCAGGCGCATGACGTCAGAGAGTTCTGGCGCAATGTGGTGGCCGGTCGTGACTGCATTACCGATGTGCCGGAGAAAAGCTGGCGGGTCGACGACCATTACGACCCCGACATGTTCGCCGTGGACAAGACCTACGCACGTCGTGGAGGTTTTCTGCCACCGACGGTTTTCGACCCCGCCGAGTTCGCGATGCCGCCATCGACTCTGGACTCCATCGGCCTGGTGCAACTGCTCAGCCTCCAGGTGGCTCGTGATGTGCTCGCCGATGCCCGCTGTGGGGAATCAGGGTGGTACGACCCGGCCCGTACGGGCGTCATCCTCGGGGTGTGCGGCCAGAACACCACGATGTTCCCGCTCGGTTCGCGCCTGTACGCCCCCGTGGTGCGGGAGGCGGCGCTCAGTTGTGGCCTGTCCGAGCGGGACGCCGAGGAGATCACCGCACGGTTCAAGGCGGCGTCCCCGGCGTGGACCGAGGACAGCTTCCCCGGGACGCTCGCCAACGTGGTGGCCGGGCGCATCGCCAACCGCTTCGGATTCGGCGCGGCGAACTGCACGGTCGATGCCGCGTGCGCCAGTTCACTGGCAGCGCTGCGCATGGCCGTCAGCGAATTGGTCGAGCACCGGGCCGATCTCATGATCACCGGTGGATGTGACGCGGACAATTCCGTCACCGCTTTCATGTGCTTCAGCAAGACGCCGGCCCTCTCCCCCAGTGGCACCGTCCGCCCCTTCGACACAGCGGCCGACGGCACCCTGATCGGCGAGGGAATCGGCATGCTGGCCCTGAAACGCCTCGCCGACGCCGAGCGCGACGGTGACCGGATCTACGCCGTGCTGCGCGGCCTCGGCAGTTCCAGCGACGGCCGGACTCCGAGCATCTACGGACCCAGCGGGGACGGCCAACTGGCGGCCCTGCGGCGTGCATACGAGGATGCCGAACTGCCGGTGGGCTCCGTGCAGCTCATCGAGGCGCACGGGACCGGCACGGCGGTGGGTGACGCGGTGGAACTCGGGGCGCTCAGTGCTCTGCTGGGGCCGGCCGGCCCTGCCCATCGTGCCGCTGTGGGCAGTGTGAAATCGCAGATCGGCCACACGAAGGCGGCGGCTGGTGCGGCGGGGCTCATCAAGACCGCGCTGGCCCTGCACCACAAGGTGCTGCCGCCGACGATCAACGTCGACACGGTGAACGAAGCGGCCGATCAAAACGCCCTGTACGTCAACGGGCAGGCACGGCCCTGGGTGCGGGAGCCCCACCGGCCCGTACGCCGCGGGGCCGTCTCGGCGTTCGGTTTCGGCGGAGTGAACTTTCACGCGGTCCTGGAGGAACATGCCTCCTCCGGTGTTCCGACGCACGTATGGCACTCAGCACCTTCGGCCGCCGTGTGGCACGCCCGCGATGTCGAAGCCCTGGTCACGCTTCTGCGTGAAGGCCGCGCGCCGCAGCCGGGGGGTCCCGTCCCCGCCGATCACGTCCGGCTGGGAGCAGTGGCCGCCGACGAGTCGGAGCTGGCATCCCTGGTAGCACAGGCGATCACCCGTCTGGAAGCCGATCCCGCGGCGGACGACTGGGAGCTTCCCGGCCGGATGACCTACCGGCGGGCGGGCGTTGCACCCGGTACCAAAGTGGCGGCCCTCTTCGCCGGACAGGGCAGCCAGTATCCCGGCATGGGCCTCCGGGCCCTCCTGTGCGTCCCGCCGGTTCGCGCCGTATTCGACCGGGCCAACGCCCTGTGGCCGCCGAAGGAGGACGAGGCGGACGGGGAGACCCTCGCCGAAGTGGTCTTCCCCGTCTCCGGACAGCGGGACCCGCGGGCCACGGCCCGGCTGCGTCGTACCTCATACGCGCAGGCGGCCATCGGGGCGCTCTCCATGGGCCAGTACCAGTACCTGTCCGGGCTGGGGTTCGCCCCGCACGGCCTGCTGGGGCACAGTTGCGGCGAACTGACCGCACTGTGGGCGGCCGGGAGTCTCAGCGACGACGACTGTCTGGCTCTGACCCGCAAACGGGGACAGGCCATGGAGCCCCCTGCCCAGGCGGACGGCTATGACAGTGGAGCCATGCTGGCGCTCCGCGCGTCCCGCGAGGTCTGGGACGAACTCGCCCTGATCTACCCGAAGTTGAGCCTGTGCAACCTCAACGCACCGGACGAGATCGTCGTGGGCGGTCCTTGCGCTGCCGTGGACGCGCTGGCCGCGGACTGCCGTGCCCGGCAGGTGGTCACGCATCGGCTACCGGTCGCCGGGGCGTTCCACACCCCCCTGGTCAAGCACGCCGCTGATCTCTTCGCCGAGGCAGTCGGCGCAGTGGGAGTACTGCCCCCGGCCACACGGGTGCTCACCGGCTCTCCGGGCTCCTCGTACGGTCACGATCCCGTGGCCAACTGCCGCACACTGAGCGAACACATGCTCCGGCCGGTGGACTTCGCCGGCCGGGTGCGGGAGCTGTACGCCGACGGGTTCCGCGTCTTCGTCGAGTTCGGGCCGGGACAGGTACTGAGCCGGCTGGTGTCGCGCACCGTGCGGGACCCCGGGGTCGAGACCATCGCCACGGACGGCGGCGCCAACACCGACGGCGCGGCGACCCTGACGTACGCCGCCGTGCGCCTGGCGGTGCTGGGTCTGGAGATCGGAGACATCAACCGCTACCAGGCACCTGTCCCAGCGCCACGCGCCGCCGCCTCCCCCGTGGCACGGCTCCTTGAGGGGCCCTCCTTCGCGGTCGAAGCATGCCGGCCGTCGTACGAGAGCACCCTGAACCGTGCGTACCAGTGCACGCCCGCCGTACTTCCGACGCAGGAGCCGCCGGTCACGGCGGACACTGCCGCGTCGGGACTCGACGCCTGGACAGGTGCCGCGACCGAGCAACTCGGCCTGCACGCACAGTATTTGGAGGGGCAGCTCCATACGGCGCGCACCCTGACGGATCTCGTGGCCAACGACGCGGGACAGGAGACGCATCCCGCACTGCTCGCCCAGGTGGAGGCGGTCAAGGAGCACAGCCTTGCGCTGAGCCGCGCCCACATCCACGCCCAGGACGTGATGCTCGAACTGGTCCGGCTGGGGCGGGGTAGTGGCGATCCCGTGACGGCACGGCCCGGTGGCACGGGCACCGACGACGCAGCGCACAGCAGCGGAGGCGACGCCGAAGGTAGGGAGCCGCTCGCCGCGCCCGCGGATCACCTGGTGTCCCTTCCCCGTCAGTCGTCACCCAGGCTCACCGAAACGGCGCGCGACGTCGAAGCGGACGGTCCCGGCCGTGCGACGCGGCTGGATGCCGAGAGTTCGGAGACCACCGACCCGGACAGGCCGTCGGAACTCGCCCTTGCGACCGTGGACGCGGTGCAGGCCGAGCGGATTTTGCGTGAGCTGGTCGCGGAGAAGACGGGGTACACCGTCGAGATGGTCGCGCCGGACCTCGACATCCAGACCGACTTGGGCATCGACTCGCTGAAGCAGGTCGAGATCGCCTCCGAGGCATGGCGGCGCTACCCCTTCCTGCCGCGCGAGGAGATCTACCGGTTCGCCCAGGCCCGTACGGTGCGTGAACTCGCCCTGCTTCTTGTGGAGATCGCCACCAGTTCGGCCGTCCGCCCCGACGAGGGGCCGCCGCCCGTGCCGATCGGCCGGGGGCACCTGACCCTGCGCCCCCTGCCCGAGGTGGACGCGCTGGCGGACGCCTACGGACCCCTTCCCACGGCCCTGGTGGTGGACGACGCCAGCGCGCTGGCCGAGGCGGTGTCCATGGCTCTGGCCGCGCGAGGATGGAACGTCCGGCGGCTGGCCCTGCCCGGTGCCGCGATCGAAGGACACACAGCCCTCGAAGACTGGCAGGAGGACACCCTGCGGTCGGGGATCGCGGACGTATTGGCCTCGACGGACAGGCTGGATCTGTGCGTCCTGCCCGCCGGCCGTGGCACGCCGAGCACGGAAACCGGAGAGACGGTCGCGCGGCTGAGCCATGCGGTGCTCGTCGCCAAGCACGTGACACCGGCTCTCAAGGACACCGCGAGGACCGGACATCGTGCTGCTTTCATGGCCCTGACCCACATGGACGGGGCGCTCGGGCTCAGTGGCAGCGGCGGCGACGGAACCACTGCCCTCCTCGGCGGCTTGGGCGGGCTGGTCAAAGCCGTCGGCGTCGAAGAACCGAGTCTGTTCTGCCGTGCCGTGGACGTCGCCCCCGAGCTCGATCCCGCCGCCGCTGCCGCGCGCTTCGTCACGGAGACGACTGACGCCGTCAGCATGTCCGAGGTCGCCTGGGACGGAAAGCGACGCGCGACCCCCACGGTGACGCCCGTGACACCCGACGCGCCCGCGACCTCGGCGGACACCGCACCCTCGACCAGGGACCTGCTGGTGGTCACCGGTGGCGCCCGAGGCATCACCGCCTGGTGTTGCGGCGCCCTCGCGGCCGAGCGGGCCTGCGGATTCGTCTTGCTGGGCCGTACCCCTTTGCGGGAACTCCCCGGCTGGGCCGTCGGAATCGACGACCCCGCCTCCCTCACCTCGGCCTGCCGGGCGCACGCCGCGGCCGAGGGCCGGAACATCGATGCCCCCGCCGTGCGCGACGAACTGGACGCCGAAGTGAACCGCGTCCGTCAACAGGCGGAGATCCGGGCCACGTTGGCGGCCCTGCACGCCGAGGGCGCCGAAGCCATTTACGTAGCGGCCGACGTGGCCGACCCGCGAGCCGTCGCGACGGCGCTCGCACCGTACGCCACCCGCGTGACCGGGGTGATCCATGGTGCGGGTGTGCTCGCCGACAAGCCACTGCCTTTGAAGACACCTCAAGACGTCGCACACGTGGTGGACACCAAGGTCACCGGGCTGCTGAACGTGCTGGCCGCCCTCCCCGCCGACAACCTGCGTCATCTCGTGGTCTTCACCTCCATCTCCGGCATCTACGGCAACGGCCGTCAAACGGACTACGCGATGGCCAACGAGGCCCTGAACCGGTTCGCCTGCGCCTGGCAGGCGACGCATCCCGCGTGCTCGGTCAGCGCCATGGCCTGGGGGCCCTGGCAGGGCGGCATGGCGTCCGCCGAGGCGCAGGCCCTGTTCACCCAGCTCGGCGTGGGGCTGCTGACCCGCGAGCAGGGATGTACGTACTTCACCGACGAGCTGACCTCCGCGCCGAGTGCCGGGACGGTGAGTGTCCTGGGCCCGCTCCGCTCCATCTTCTGGGCGCCCGTCCTTCCTGCCCAGAACGTCTCCGTGCTGCGCGACTTGGCGGGGCTGGCACAGGAGCCGGTCCTGATCGACCACAGCATCGACAGCCGGCCCGTGTTGCCCATGACCGCGGCCGTCGGATGGGGCATCAACGTGGCCGAGCGGCTGCGTCCCGGCCACGCCGTGACCGAGGTGCGTGACTTCCGGGTGCGCAAGGGCCTCGTCCTGGACGGCTCGGAACCTCCCCGGGCAAGAATCGCGGTACAGCCCGGGGACCCCGCCGCCGCCGAACTGCACCTGTCCTTCCACGACGACGGCGTGCGCAGGCCGTTGCCGCGCTACGAGGGCCTGTTCCGGGCCGTGGCGGGCGACACCGCTCCCCCTGCTCTGGGCGTACCGCAGGGCCCACCGCCCGGGAGCGGGGAGAGCGATGCGTACCAGGACGGGCTCCTCTTCCACGGACCGCTGCTTCGGGGGCTCGGCACGATCCTGACGGAGGACGACACCCGGTTGACGATCACCGCCCGGATGCCCGACCCGCCGCTGGCTCACGGCGCATACGCGGGCTCGCTCTACAGCCCCGCCTTGGCCGACCTGCTCCTGCAAGCAGCGGCCCTGCTGGGGCGGCGGCTGTGCGGCCACCGGTGTCTGCCCGTCTCGGTGGAACGGGTTCAGCTCTTCGCCCCGCTGCCGGACGACGAACCGTTCGTGATCGTCGTCGACCTCCTGGAGCGCGGGCCCCTGGAACTGAGCTGCGTGATCACCGCATGCGGGCCACAGGGCGACGTCCTTCAGCGCTGGCACGCCATCAAGGCCATTGTCGCCGCACCGCAGTTGGGCAGCCGGGCCGCATGGCCCGCGCCGGAAACGGCTGCCGTGTGA
- a CDS encoding 3-hydroxyacyl-ACP dehydratase, whose protein sequence is MDDLTFDTSLPVVSWWCETTEEHAGGRSPDPVAAAPGATSGVRVGAGAQESDVCVGAVAQELAAFVSAAHSAALRAHRALQEWVLAGADTAPRPPTARGRALSAESSGTPPPLPRPPRVPRQSDPVVQPGAAPLTAETAAVQEGASLRAVRATLTWHRASTAPSFDGLAVTALPPQQGSDPRRWEVRHQGLVVGEATSHGNAIAPASPASPGSQPPPRTGQFKPLARAVRDRLHRSDLDRLTTGDLVGVLGEPFAHPHASALPASAFAHVDDVVVTGSGTGRHLLGQVRATTTLGDTDGPDWTTLLAAAWQALHVHALHQGMHLCLPHPSATPWTEEPVQVEVCDAERLVGPLRLVADVTAIGLVPRPHVLADVSFSDDRATLARLHAVGCVLRERTGSPLGPGESNPRRTADGEQVFAHELHMAHAADGDLRVTHGARHRSVHPVRPRLPRGDLLMLDRMVDSPAAHGSYPVGSSYVTEYDVPASPWYVEENAGTTPHLAHLESSLQAAAFVGAALGVALEFPDQDLTVRNLDGCSRLLRAVDLRGRTVRQRTILLAHTPLPGAVLQRYGYELAVAGETFYTGEAVHGFLTQPVLARQQGLDGGRLVPPWLRQQTARPDARPLEPDADHPAASGRLAFLDAATTTFVEHGGRYGLGYLLCDRPIDPDDWFFGHHFLHDPVMPGSCGVEMLLQMTRACLRAAKITTATMPEPQLGAELRWTYRGQIQPYNRMLQAEVHLRDVTRTDTGVTVTAEGSVWRDGLRIYAVDNIAVHLPGGSPAREAA, encoded by the coding sequence ATGGACGACCTGACCTTCGACACGTCTTTGCCCGTCGTCTCCTGGTGGTGCGAGACCACCGAGGAACACGCGGGCGGACGCTCCCCCGACCCGGTCGCCGCGGCGCCGGGAGCCACCTCGGGCGTACGCGTCGGCGCTGGGGCACAAGAATCGGACGTGTGCGTCGGCGCTGTGGCACAAGAACTCGCGGCCTTCGTGAGCGCCGCCCACTCCGCTGCCCTCCGCGCACATCGAGCCCTCCAGGAGTGGGTGCTGGCCGGCGCCGACACCGCCCCGAGGCCACCCACGGCACGTGGGAGAGCTCTTTCCGCGGAATCGAGCGGTACGCCCCCGCCGCTCCCCCGGCCGCCTCGCGTACCCCGGCAGTCCGACCCCGTGGTGCAGCCGGGCGCGGCTCCGCTCACGGCGGAGACCGCCGCGGTGCAGGAGGGCGCTTCGCTCCGTGCCGTGCGCGCCACACTGACATGGCACCGGGCATCAACGGCGCCTTCCTTCGACGGCTTGGCGGTCACCGCGCTCCCGCCACAACAGGGCTCGGACCCCCGGCGCTGGGAGGTGCGCCACCAGGGTCTGGTCGTTGGCGAGGCAACCAGCCACGGCAACGCCATCGCACCCGCCTCCCCCGCTTCTCCCGGGAGTCAACCTCCGCCGCGCACCGGCCAGTTCAAGCCATTGGCCCGCGCCGTCCGCGACCGGTTGCACCGGTCCGACCTGGACCGGCTCACCACCGGCGACCTCGTCGGCGTCCTCGGAGAGCCCTTCGCCCACCCGCACGCGTCCGCCCTCCCCGCCTCGGCCTTCGCCCACGTGGATGACGTCGTCGTGACGGGCTCCGGCACGGGGCGCCACCTCTTGGGGCAAGTGCGCGCCACGACGACACTCGGCGACACGGACGGGCCCGACTGGACGACCCTGCTGGCGGCGGCGTGGCAGGCACTGCACGTCCACGCGCTGCACCAGGGCATGCATCTGTGCCTGCCCCACCCGTCTGCCACTCCCTGGACCGAGGAACCTGTCCAGGTCGAAGTGTGCGATGCCGAGCGCTTGGTGGGACCCCTGAGGCTGGTGGCCGACGTCACCGCCATCGGTCTCGTCCCGCGCCCCCATGTGCTCGCGGACGTGTCCTTCAGCGACGACCGTGCCACGCTCGCCCGCCTGCACGCCGTGGGCTGCGTGCTCAGGGAACGGACGGGCTCCCCTCTCGGCCCCGGCGAGTCCAATCCCCGCCGCACGGCGGACGGCGAGCAGGTGTTCGCCCACGAACTGCACATGGCGCACGCCGCGGACGGCGACCTGCGGGTCACCCACGGTGCGCGTCACCGTTCGGTCCACCCCGTACGCCCCCGGCTGCCTCGGGGCGACCTGCTGATGCTCGACCGCATGGTGGACTCGCCCGCCGCGCACGGCAGTTACCCGGTGGGGTCCTCCTACGTCACGGAGTACGACGTACCGGCGTCGCCCTGGTACGTCGAGGAGAACGCGGGCACCACCCCCCACCTGGCCCACCTGGAGAGTTCCCTGCAAGCCGCCGCGTTCGTCGGGGCCGCCTTGGGGGTCGCGCTCGAATTCCCGGATCAGGACCTCACCGTACGCAACCTCGACGGCTGCTCCCGGCTGCTGCGGGCCGTGGATCTGCGGGGGCGCACCGTGCGCCAGCGCACCATCCTGCTCGCTCATACGCCGCTGCCGGGTGCCGTCCTCCAGCGGTACGGATACGAGCTGGCCGTGGCCGGCGAGACCTTCTACACCGGGGAAGCCGTCCACGGCTTCTTGACACAGCCAGTTCTCGCTCGGCAACAGGGCTTGGACGGCGGGCGCCTGGTGCCGCCCTGGCTACGGCAGCAGACCGCCCGGCCCGACGCGCGGCCCCTGGAGCCCGATGCCGACCACCCGGCCGCTTCGGGGCGGCTCGCCTTCCTTGATGCGGCCACCACCACGTTCGTCGAGCACGGCGGACGGTACGGCCTGGGCTATCTGCTCTGCGACAGGCCCATCGACCCCGACGACTGGTTCTTCGGCCACCACTTCCTGCACGACCCCGTCATGCCCGGCTCGTGCGGGGTCGAGATGCTGCTCCAGATGACGCGGGCCTGCCTGCGCGCCGCCAAGATCACCACCGCGACGATGCCCGAGCCGCAGCTCGGCGCCGAGCTGCGCTGGACCTACCGCGGCCAGATCCAGCCCTACAACCGCATGCTGCAAGCCGAGGTGCACCTGCGCGACGTCACCCGCACGGACACCGGGGTCACGGTGACCGCCGAAGGCAGCGTCTGGCGCGACGGGCTGCGCATCTACGCCGTGGACAACATCGCCGTGCACCTTCCCGGCGGCTCCCCGGCGCGGGAGGCGGCATGA
- a CDS encoding PfaD family polyunsaturated fatty acid/polyketide biosynthesis protein, with protein MSVRFDPAGIRSVLTALDRPCYVVTAAGRTGVTDERPGPGVRLVAVAAPVHVRHLGSPAFIDRHAVRSPYMAGSMAGGISSVELVVAMARGGYLASFGAAGLPAARVEELVRRLRDELADLPWACNLIHSPAEPAVERRCVDLYVHHRVPCVEASAFLQPTIDLVRYRAAGLHEGPDGTVRVTHRVIGKISQASTAAFFLRPAPAELVDELVRDGLLTSTQAELARRVPLADDITVEADSAGHTDRRPLVTQLPLVLALRDREAREGRPGGEVAVGAAGGIGTPQAAFAAFALGADYLVTGSINQACVEAGTSSRTKELLASADVTDYAMAPSADMFEMGVDVQVLKRGTLFAGRAAWLYRLYRTHDGLDDLAPHDRLRLEEQVLRRPVAEVWADVADYLRQHRPEEVERATRDPKARMALLFRWYLGLSSRWAADGEPARVGDYQIWCGPAMGAFNSWVRGSAWQDPGNRRAPDVASRLLDGAAYHARLAQLRFAGVRLPSWCTAYGPPGTDPLTSVPSDSPPSVPRPAGAQEESRPWSR; from the coding sequence ATGAGCGTGCGCTTCGACCCCGCCGGCATCCGCTCCGTCCTCACCGCACTCGACCGGCCCTGCTACGTGGTGACGGCCGCGGGACGCACCGGAGTCACCGACGAGCGGCCGGGCCCCGGCGTGCGCCTGGTGGCGGTGGCGGCCCCGGTGCATGTCCGGCACCTGGGTTCGCCCGCGTTCATTGACCGCCATGCGGTGCGCTCGCCCTACATGGCGGGTTCCATGGCGGGCGGCATCTCCTCCGTGGAGCTGGTCGTGGCCATGGCCCGCGGCGGATATCTGGCGTCCTTCGGGGCCGCGGGGCTGCCCGCCGCCCGCGTCGAGGAGTTGGTCCGAAGGCTGCGGGACGAACTGGCCGACCTGCCCTGGGCCTGCAACCTCATCCACAGTCCTGCCGAACCCGCCGTCGAGCGCCGGTGCGTCGACCTGTATGTGCACCACCGTGTGCCGTGTGTCGAAGCGTCCGCGTTCCTCCAGCCCACCATCGACCTGGTCCGCTACCGTGCCGCCGGGCTACATGAGGGGCCCGACGGCACGGTCCGGGTCACGCATCGCGTCATCGGCAAAATCTCGCAGGCCAGTACGGCGGCCTTCTTTCTCCGTCCGGCCCCGGCGGAACTCGTGGACGAGCTCGTCCGGGACGGCCTTCTCACCTCCACCCAGGCGGAGTTGGCTCGGCGCGTGCCGCTGGCCGATGACATCACCGTGGAGGCCGACTCCGCCGGTCACACCGACCGGCGTCCCCTCGTCACCCAGCTTCCCCTCGTACTGGCGCTGCGGGACCGTGAGGCCCGCGAAGGGCGCCCGGGCGGCGAGGTCGCCGTCGGGGCGGCCGGCGGCATCGGCACTCCCCAGGCCGCGTTCGCGGCCTTCGCGCTGGGCGCCGACTACCTGGTCACAGGGTCCATCAACCAAGCCTGCGTCGAGGCCGGAACGTCCTCGCGGACCAAGGAGCTGCTCGCGTCGGCCGATGTCACCGACTACGCGATGGCACCCTCGGCCGACATGTTCGAGATGGGCGTGGACGTACAAGTACTCAAGCGCGGCACGCTCTTCGCCGGACGAGCAGCCTGGCTGTACCGCCTCTACCGCACCCACGACGGCTTGGACGATCTGGCGCCGCACGACCGCCTGCGGCTGGAGGAACAGGTCCTGCGCCGACCGGTGGCGGAGGTCTGGGCCGATGTCGCCGACTATCTGCGGCAGCACCGGCCCGAGGAGGTGGAACGCGCCACCCGTGACCCCAAGGCGCGCATGGCTCTGCTGTTCCGGTGGTATCTGGGTCTGTCCTCCCGCTGGGCGGCGGACGGCGAGCCCGCCCGCGTCGGCGACTACCAGATCTGGTGCGGTCCCGCGATGGGCGCGTTCAACAGCTGGGTCCGAGGGTCCGCGTGGCAGGACCCGGGCAATCGCCGTGCCCCCGACGTCGCCTCGCGGCTCCTCGACGGGGCGGCCTACCACGCCCGTCTGGCACAACTGCGGTTCGCCGGAGTGCGCCTTCCGTCCTGGTGCACCGCCTACGGGCCGCCCGGGACCGACCCTCTCACCTCCGTGCCCTCCGACTCTCCGCCCAGCGTTCCGCGCCCCGCGGGCGCACAGGAGGAATCGCGACCGTGGTCCAGGTAG